The DNA segment GTTTTGTAATTAACATTTTGAAATGGAGATTTCCATTTTGGCCGTAAATCCTGAATGAATACGTTTTGGCCACTTAGTTGACATACTGGTACCGATCCCACTTATCAGTGAGACGATCAGTGAAAAAGCAAGATGAACTTAGTCCAAGAAAAAGGTCAAGTCCCATTAAAGATAGAGAAATATGCATGCTAGCATAAGTTATCAGTGGCAGATCTCATGCGTTGGTTTCTTGCGGCGTCTGTTGTAAATCCATGCAGGGTGTTGTTAGCAGAAGTTTTACGAATGTGTAAGGGTTAACACTAAGATTAAAACCATTTCATATTGTACCTTACTATCTAAGAAAAGAAGTAGATTTTCACTAGGACATCAGCTGCGACTCTTTGGCTTGCTAATTATAGAACATTGCTTGGGTGATCTTTCTGAAGCAAGTATTGTTCTGACATGATAAATCTATCTTTTTTGCATGTCGAAGAGGAGGAGCACTTGGAACAAGAGGCATCTGGTGTACCTGCCCATAAAATAGATGAGAACATGTGGAAGAACAGAGAACAGATGGAAGAGATTCTGTTTCTGCTTAATAAATCTCGTCGTCCCGTTGCTGTAAGTTTAGTTCTGAATCTTGCTGCAAGGATGACTCCTACCTTTCAATTTTGTAGCTAACATTTGTCATGTGCTTGCGACCAGCTTCAACAGAAGTCCACACTAGAAGACGCTGAGATAGTTTCCACACTTGATGATTGTGAAACTAAATTGAAAGAGATGTTGAAGAAGTTGGAACAGTTTCAGCTAAAAAATGCCGATAATGTTTTCAATACAGGTTGACATTCTTTCCTTCTGCTTACTTTACTGTTAACTGTTTCATAAATAGAGGTAAAAGATACAATTACCCATTAAAACTTGTATTACTGTGCACCCAATAGTTTTGTACTGGTTGTTTTCTAGCATGTCCTGGACATAGATGATTGAATCTCCTTCCCATATAATTTCCCTGGAGCCCTTCACTGTTTCCTGAGATTTTCCTCAGTTGTTAATCCCACAGTCCCAAATATTAGCTTACTATGATATTTTTTAGACCAACTAGCTTACTGTGATATGCTCTATGATATATCTTGTTCTATTTTGTGACGAGTCTGTACCATGTTGCCTTCCTGTCATTTTTGAACTATTGATTTCTGGAACTGaaatttgtatagtaaaacagtaCTTCTTTTGTCATGTTAATTGCCTTATCATTTGGTATTTGACCTGCATTTACAACATCTGTAGTTATGACATACATGCCACAAGACTTCCGCGGTACACTGATCAGGCAACAGCGAGAACGCTCTGAGAGAAATAAGCAAGCGGAGGTTGATGCTGTAGTTAGTTCTGGTGGAAGCATTCATGATAGATATGCATTGCTATGGAAGCAGCAAATGGATAGGTTCTTCTCCTTTCATTTATCGGTCTACAAATTTTCATTATCAATAAATTTATAATTATTTTCCATTTTGGTATGTAGGCGGGTGCAATTAGCGCAGCTTGGTTCTGCAACAGGTGTATATAAGACACTTGTTAGGTACTTGGTTGGTGTTCCACAGGTTAGCCAAATTGTTCAATTCATATTCACCatatttgatgatgatgatgagaacaTCGTTATTCTAAATTTGAGATAACACTGGATTGTTACGAATTTCATTCCATCTAATATTGGCATATCATTATCAAGATGTAAATTGTTGAATGTTCCCTTAAGTAGTTATTATTACTCCTTTTAGAATGCAATGTTACATGGTGGCATAGTAACAATCAGTTTCTTGTGCTGACCATTGCAGGtgttattggattttattcgacaAATAAATGATGCTAATGGGTATGCATGCTACTATTTTTATCGTAACACAAGTTAGCATGTACTACCATGTACATGGAGTGAAGGACAAATATTGAATGTACTTATTATTGATGACATTTCTTTCTATTGAATTTTCTCGTCAGACCTATGGAAGTGCAAAGAGAACGCTACGGGCCAGCACTATACACACTTACAAAACTGGTGCTTGCAGTTCGGTTGTATCTACATCTCTCTTTGGCACGATATGGACAGAAGAAAATGTGAGCGAGTTTTTATTTGAAAAGAGTATACACTTTTTAACTAGCCATAGAATATCTTGCGGGAATTAGCTCTGTTTGCATATGCCCCTTTTAATTCTAATAACTCTGAAACTCTATTTAAAAAATAAACAGAGGGAAGGATGACATTGCTGTGTTGCAGCAGGCAGTGGTTATATACACCGAGGAATTTGGGAAGTTCACTACATTCATCGGGTACTATAATTTCATTATCAACGTTATCTAGCTAACAGTTGTTACGCTCTAACAATAGTATGTTGATTTTCTATGTTCCCATGTTCCATACTAGTGCTTCACATATACGTTTAAAATTTTAACTCGCAATCATCTTCTATTCATACTCTGCAAATACTtggattcaaagaagaaatacataATATTGTACAACCTTATTTCTGTGGGCTACAAGATTCAATAAGTTTGGCTTCCTGCTTCTTCACATGGTTTTGATACATTTTGAACCTAATagctatttcttttctttttgctctGAGCGTTTTACTTTGAGACATTGTTTAACTT comes from the Triticum aestivum cultivar Chinese Spring unplaced genomic scaffold, IWGSC CS RefSeq v2.1 scaffold27389, whole genome shotgun sequence genome and includes:
- the LOC123172094 gene encoding uncharacterized protein (The sequence of the model RefSeq protein was modified relative to this genomic sequence to represent the inferred CDS: added 294 bases not found in genome assembly), with translation MTTEGLVPITRDYLARYYDKYPLPPIPDGVIALAARLRALSAELAAASPFSPEEEHLEQEASGVPAHKIDENMWKNREQMEEILFLLNKSRRPVALQQKSTLEDAEIVSTLDDCETKLKEMLKKLEQFQLKNADNVFNTVMTYMPQDFRGTLIRQQRERSERNKQAEVDAVVSSGGSIHDRYALLWKQQMDRRVQLAQLGSATGVYKTLVRYLVGVPQVLLDFIRQINDANGPMEVQRERYGPALYTLTKLVLAVRLYLHLSLARYGQKKIGKDDIAVLQQAVVIYTEEFGKFTTFIGEVFVNAPFFISAEDAGADSRKNDEYRETIIPAGKTHEVILSVEAVNSYIAWDFSLQQGALSTLLDIGFHVEYISPSREKTLILPYRRYEADQGNFCTVFAGSYKLVWDNSYSTFFKKTLRYKVDAVPPVVTETE